From the genome of Oncorhynchus gorbuscha isolate QuinsamMale2020 ecotype Even-year linkage group LG18, OgorEven_v1.0, whole genome shotgun sequence:
AACAGACTCTGTGTAGGTCGTGTTTCCTGTAAGACCGTTTCGCCTCGAGGCCTCGTCTCCCAACGCAGTCATCCAGACAACTGTTGGCTCTTTAGTCTGGACTCTGGAGAGACCCGCCTAAGACGTGTTCATATGCAGAAATCCAAAATAATACCACTTCCAAATCTGTATGTATTACAACCAATAAAAGCGTGTTTACGTTTCCCAAAAGCAGCGGGAATGTGAACAAAGAGCGATGTGCTTGAGATGCGcagaaaaaaggaaaaaaaactcTACCTTAAATAAGCTACCGTCCGCGTATGTCTGCTGTGGGTGAACTGAAGGGGACGCCATCTTCGTCAGTCCACCTTAAGCGCACAATGTGGCCAACGCATGCGCACATCGAGGCTTCCGTTGTTCATTCTCCGCTCTGCCGGGCTCGCTCTCTGCTCGCGCTGGGTCGGTATAGGAGAGCGACTTACAGCGTCACTTCAGAAACAACAAGAGAGAAAAGACGCACTCGGCCAAACCCAAACTCAACCGCTGGGAAAACAACAACCACAATGTCCGAATCCAAGTACCGGGACTGGATCCTCGAGACCATCGACTCTCTACGCTCACGGAAAGCCCGACCGGACCTTGAGAGAATATGTCGTATGGTCCGGAGAAGACACGGCTCGGATCCAGACAGAACCCGAGAGGAACTGGAGAAACTGATCCAGGAGCAAACAGTGCTCAAAGTTAGCTACAAGGGCTCCATATCCTACAGGAATGCGGCGAAGGTGCAGAGAAAGAGTCGAAAGAAGAGTGACTTCACGCCGTGTAGCGGCGGCGGTAGCGAGGTGGAGGGAGAGCAAGCCAAACACTCCAGTTTCAACAACAACGGGGACAGCGCGCACAGCTTTACCGACCTAGAGGAGGTGGAGAGCCGGGACCGAGAGGAGGATTCTGTCTCCGAGCCGAGTGAGTGCCCTGACCCCCGGCCCGAAACCCCGGGCATCACCCCCGAGAAAAAACAAAAGCTTTTTCCACTGAATAGCGGAAACGGCCCTGGCTACTGCCCGGGTTGTGGCGAAACGGGCTGTGCTGCCGGGAGAGGCTGCAGTGGGAAAGCAAGTGCGTCAAAAGACAAGAGattaggagaaagaggaggaggtcaGGAGGGGGTTGGCAGCAGCGTTTTGGCCGGCAACCACGAAACAAAACCGGGCCAAGATGGGAGCGGCGCTCCGAGCAAAGCAAAGGGGGtctggggtggaggagggggggtggagacgaCGGGACAGGAGGGCAGCAGTAGCTTCGTTGGTGTTGCTGCTGAAACGGAAAATAAAATGAGCCAGGGAAGCGCCAGTTCAAGTTCCAGCAGCAACAGCCAGCTCCTGCGGCCGAAACAGCTTCAGCCAGAACCCCCACCTGTCAAACCCAAACTGCGGGCCGGACGAGGTGAGGGGAACCCGGGGGTCGGGGGCAGCGGGCAAACCAGCTCGGATTTGGGCGAAAGACTGATCGCCTCCGTCCGCAGACTAGCCGAGCAGAACCGAGCCTCCGCGTTAAGAGGGGAGACCCGCGGGGGCCACAAGCCACTGGGACTGAAGGAGATCCTGGTTTACCTGACCAGCCAAGACGGCCTCTCATCTGAGGGTAAACTGACCCGCAACAGGGTCAAGGTGgttctggagagagaggtggcgagAGGTCGGCTGCGGAGGACCCGGTGTGGGAACATCACTCTCCCGGTGAGGGGAGTGGAGGCAGCGCCAACCCCAGCGAAGCCACCCGGCCCCGCTAACAGACTGCTGAAGAGCGCACTGCAGGATAAGCACATTGGGAACAAGGTAACTTAATATTTCCAACACGTCCTATAgactaaacacagagagaggaagagcagaaCAGACTCACTACACCCTGTCTGCTTATGAATTAATGATCAACATATCAAAACAGCGCAGACAGAcgtctttctcttttctccctggATATAATCCCTGATTCTCTCTCATTCAGCCCAACTCAGCTAAATCGCATGTAAAAACTATTCTGAAGGCAAATCTATAATTTGCCCTAAATTAATCTTGGGTTTAATAAAATGACGTTTCTGGGCTGGTGTGTTTTTTTGTGAACGGTAGCCAATGGTAACGTGAACCAGTGCGCTTGCAGAACAGACATGATTTTTGTCCTCGACACGCAACTGTGTCTTGCTGCCTGCTCGCTGTTTCCTGTAGGGCTCCACTGCCACCCAGGCAGCACAAAAGGTGCGGGCTTTCAACAGCGCGCTCTCGTCCGCTCGCTTCTCTTGTTCCAGATTCACCGCACACACAGGAGCACGTCGAGCGAGGGCGACCATAATGCGCTGTAGTGGTTCCTCTGTGTTTGGCGCGGTGAAAGTTCGGCTATAGGCTACCGTCCCTATATCATAGACTGTGTCTAGCTGGCTGTACATTATGCAGACAGGCGGACGGACGCGTTACGTGGTTAATTCGGTGAAATAGTTTGTGAAAATGAAAGCATACTTTCCACGACGGAAAGTCTGTCTGCGCCAAGGCTGTTTTCGCATCACAGcagcttgcccccccccccccccccgttataATCTTCTTAGTTccgttcttttctctctccctctatccccgcCTCTATCTCTCATGTTTCGTTCCTCATTACGCCCTTTCTAGGCGGCTACCTTTTTTAACGGAACAAACgcatgctctctgtctgtctgtctctctgtctcggtgatGTAACTGTAGCCATATGCACACCCCGTCACCAAGCAAGACGCACTGATTCTCTCATGAAATGTTATATTGATTGTAAAACCGAGCGGGCAGTGCGTGTATTTAAGCAGAACACGGGACTGTTGCGGCTTGCGCTGTCGATGCAGCCGGTTGCTGCCTGGGTCATTACAAAGGACGCGCCGTCTGCGCTTAACTCGAGCCGCGCTGCATGTCTATAATGAACCAGTGGACAAAAGAGGTCGCAGTAaaatatagggagagagggagagggagagagacagagagagggagagagaggagagaggagagggagagagagggacagagagagggagaggaacagagagagagcaacaaacATGCGCTATACGTTAAACGAGTGAGCGACTGTTGGCTACCTAGTTATGTAGCCTGTTTCCTGAAAATAAAGACATGTCTGACTGCATTTCACATTCCTCTGTTACTCTGTTAACTCTGATCTGCTCATTCATACTATGCTGAAACACtgaattctccctctctctgaacccccctcacccctctctctgtcttccctttctctctctgaacccccctcacccctctctctgtcttcctaggaggtgaaagaggaggagccaatggagacagagagtggtgaggaggaggaggaggatgaagaggagaagggaaCAGGGGATGCTGAGGATGGGGGGCAGAGTGATACCCAAACCTCAGGGGGTGAGGAGGGTTCTAAGGGGGGTACTTGCCCTGCCCCGGTTCCCATGGAAACGGAACCCAGGAATGGTGATGACATCACTGGAGGTTCTGAGGGACAGGCGGGGGTGAAGCAGGAGGACAAACAACCGGAACACACAACCAACACGgaccagatacacacagacacacaggtacaGGCTTCCCCTTCACACCTCTATGTATTTCTCCCTGTTGGTCTGGATCTTGCTTTTGATTTCCCTTTTTCATATTGAGTCATTTCCTGGGAaaatcactctctgtctctctctgtctgtctctctctctctgtctctctctgtctgtctccctctctctgtctgtctccctctctctgtctgtctctgtctgtctccctctctctgtctgtctccctctctctgtctgtctccctctctctgtctgtctccctctctctgtctgtctccctctctccctctctctgtctctctccctctctctgtctgtctatctctctctgtctctctctgtctctctctgtctctctctctgtctgtctccctctctctgtctgtctccctctctctgtctgtctccctctctctgtctgtctccctatctctgtctgtctctctctgtctctctctgtctccctctctctgtctccctctgtctccctctgtctgtctccctctgtctgtctccctctgtctgtctccctctgtctgtctctctgtctgtctctctctgtctgtctgtctccctctgtctgtctccctctctctctgtctctctctctctctctgtctctctgtctctctccctctgtctctgtctctctctgtctgtctccctctctgtctgtctctctctctctgtctgtctctgtttgtctgtctccctctgtctctccctctctgtctgtctgtctgtctccatctgtctgtctccctctgtctgtctccctctgtctgtctccctctgtctgtctccctctgtctgttgttctctgtctgtctctctcaattcaatggctttaTTGGGATAGGAAACATATGGtaactttgccaaagcaagttaaatagataataaacaaaagtgaaataaacaataaaaatgaatggtaaacattacactcacaaaagttccaaatgaataaagacatttcaaatgtcattatgactatatacagtgttgaaacaatgtgcaaatagttagtctctctctctctctctctctctctcttctctctctctctctctctctctctctctctctctctctctctctctctctctctctctctctctctctctctctctctctctctctctctcaggatcagAATGTggtacagtcagagagagagagccacacttCCTCTGTCCACAACCACAACTGTGAGTTCTGCTTTAGAACGCCAGAGTGTGTGGGAGTGCATGTTCATACGTGTGCAGTGCtgacccctctgtgtgtgtgcagtgctaacccctctgtgtgtgtgcagtgctaacccctctgtgtgtgtgcagtgctaacccctctgtgtgtgtgcagtgataacccctctgtgtgtgtgcagtgataacccctctgtgtgtgtgcagtgataacccctctgtgtgtgtgcagtgtctgtgtgtgtgcagtgataacccctctgtgtgtgtgcagtgataacccctctgtgtgtgtgcgtgtgtgtgtgcagtgataaccctctgtgtgtgtgcagtgaacccctctgtgtgtgtgcagtgacccctctgtgtgtgtgcagtgataacccctctgtgtgtgtgcagtgataacccctctgtgtgtgtgcagtgataacccctctgtgtgtgtgcagtgataacccctctgtgtgtgtgcagtgataacccctctgtgtgtgtgcagtgctaacccctctgtgtgtgtgcagtgctaacccctctgtgtgtgtgcagtgctaacccctctgtgtgtgtgcagtgctaacccctctgtgtgtgtgcagtgctaacccctctgtgtgtgcagtgcctctctgtgtgtgtgcagtgctaacccctctgtgtgtgtgcagtgctaACCCCTCTGTGCGTGTGCAGTGCtaacccctctgtgtgtgtgcagtgctaACCCCTCTGTGCAGTGCtaacccctctgtgtgtgtgcagtgctaacccctctgtgtgtgtgcagtgttaacccctctgtgtgtgtgcagtgctaacccctctgtgtgtgtgcagtgctaacccctctgtgtgtgtgcagtgctaacccctctgtgtgtgtgcagtgctaacccctctgtgtgtgtgcagtgctaACCCCTCTGTGTTTGTGCAGTGTtaacccctctgtgtgtgtgcagtgctaacccctctgtgtgtgtgcagtgctaacccctctgtgtgtgtgcagtactAACCCCTCTGTGTTTGTGCAGTGTtaacccctctgtgtgtgtgcagtactaacccctctgtgtgtgtgcagtgctaacccctctgtgtgtgtgcagtgctaacccctctgtgtgtgtgcagtactaacccctctgtgtgtgtgcagtactAACCCCTCTGTGTTTGTGCAGTGTtaacccctctgtgtgtgtgcagtactaacccctctgtgtgtgtgcagtgctaacccctctgtgtgtgtgcagtgctaacccctctgtgtgtgtgcagtgctaacccctctgtgtgtgtgcagtactaacccctctgtgtgtgtgcagtgctaacccctctgtgtgtgtgcagtgctaacccctctgtgtgtgtgcagtgctaacccctctgtgtgtgtgcagtgctaacccctctgtgtgtgtgcagtgctaACCCCTCTGTGCGTGTGCAGTGCtaacccctctgtgtgtgtgcgtgtgcagtgctaacccctctgtgtgtgtgcgtgtgcagtgCTAACCCATCTGTGTATGTGCGTGTCCAGTGCTAAcccccctgtgtgtgtgcgtgtgcagtgctaacccctctgtgtgtgtgcgtgtgcagtgctaacccctctgtgtgtgtgcgtgtgcagtgctaacccctctgtgtgtgtgcagtgctaACCCctctgtttgtgtgcgtgtgcagtgctaacccctctgtgtgtgtgcgtgtgcagtgCTAACCCctctgtttgtgtgcgtgtgcagtgctaacccctctcctcctttccagcAGGTTCGGCCTGTAAGACAGAGGTGGGtgtgtcctcctgtctcctcaccccCACCGCCTCACCTAGAGACTCTGgcctggcagaggagagagggatgaacggAGGAGTGTGAGTATCAcctcagagagagggtgggaaggaggtaggaggagagagagaagggaggagtgtGAGTATCAcctcagagagagggtgggaaggaggtaggaggagagagagaagggaggagtgtGAGTATCAcctcagagagagggtgggaaggaggtaggaggagagagaagggaggagtgtGAGTATCAcctcagagagagggtgggaaggaggtaggaggagagagaagggaggagtgtGAGTATCAcctcagagagagggtgggaaggaggtaggaggagagagaagggaggagtgtGAGTATCAcctcagagagagggtgggaaggaggtaggaggagagagagaagggaggagtgtGAGTATCAcctcagagagagggtgggaagggggtaggaggagagagaagggaggagtgtGAGTATCAcctcagagagagggtgggaaggaggtaggaggagagagaagggaggagtgtGAGTATCAcctcagagagagggtgggaaggagataggaggagagagagaagggaggagtgtGAGTATCAcctcagagagagggtgggaaggaagaaggaggagagagagaagggaggagcagatgagagacagaggggatgaATGAAGCAAGGAGAGTCAATATATTTCACATGAATGAGAGATGAGTAAATGAGGAAGTCTGAGTGAGCTGGAGgaaagagggatgagggagggaggagcagatGAGTCtatgggatgagggagggaggagcagatgagtgtatgggatgagggatgagggaggagcagatgagtgtatgggatgagggagggaggagatgcagatgagtgtatgggatgagggaggagatgcagatgagtgtatgggatgagggatgagggagtagcagatgagtgtatgggatgagggaggagcagatgagtgtatgggatgagggagggaggagatgcagatgagtgtatgggatgagggatgagggaggagcagatgagtgtatgggatgagggaggagcagatgagtgtatgggatgagggagggaggagatgcagatgagtgtatgggatgagggatgagggaggagcaGATGAGTGTATGGGACGAGGGAGGAGCAGATGAGTGtatgggatgagggaggaggagatgagtgtatgggatgagggaggagcagatgagtgtatgggatgagggaggagcagatgagtgtatgggatgagggatgagggaggagcagatgagtgtatgggatgagggaggaggaggagatgcagatgagtgtatgggatgagggaggagcagatgagtgtatgggatgagggaggagcagatgagtgtatgggatgagggagggagggaggagatgcagatgagtgtatgggatgagggatgagggaggagcagatgagtgtatgggatgagggaggagcagatgagtgtatgggatgagggaggagcagatgagtgtatgggatgagggaggagcagatgagtgtatgggatgagggatgagggaggagcagatgagtgtatgggatgagggaggagcagatgagtgtatgggatgagggagggaggagatgcagatgagtgtatgggatgagggaggagcagatgagtgtatgggatgagggagggagggaggagcagatgagtgtatgggatgagggagggaggagatgcagatgagtgtatgggatgagggagggagggaggagcagatGAGTGTATGAGATGAGGGAGGAGCAGATGAGTGtatgggatgagggatgagggaggagcaGATGAGTGTATGAGATGAGGGAGGAGCAGATGAGTGtatgggatgagggatgagggaggagcagatgagtgtatgggatgagggagggaggagatgcagatgagtgtatgggatgagggatgagggaggagaagatgagtgtatgggatgagggaggagcagatgagtgtatggg
Proteins encoded in this window:
- the samd1b gene encoding sterile alpha motif domain-containing protein 1 isoform X1, which gives rise to MWPTHAHIEASVVHSPLCRARSLLALGRYRRATYSVTSETTREKRRTRPNPNSTAGKTTTTMSESKYRDWILETIDSLRSRKARPDLERICRMVRRRHGSDPDRTREELEKLIQEQTVLKVSYKGSISYRNAAKVQRKSRKKSDFTPCSGGGSEVEGEQAKHSSFNNNGDSAHSFTDLEEVESRDREEDSVSEPSECPDPRPETPGITPEKKQKLFPLNSGNGPGYCPGCGETGCAAGRGCSGKASASKDKRLGERGGGQEGVGSSVLAGNHETKPGQDGSGAPSKAKGVWGGGGGVETTGQEGSSSFVGVAAETENKMSQGSASSSSSSNSQLLRPKQLQPEPPPVKPKLRAGRGEGNPGVGGSGQTSSDLGERLIASVRRLAEQNRASALRGETRGGHKPLGLKEILVYLTSQDGLSSEGKLTRNRVKVVLEREVARGRLRRTRCGNITLPVRGVEAAPTPAKPPGPANRLLKSALQDKHIGNKEVKEEEPMETESGEEEEEDEEEKGTGDAEDGGQSDTQTSGGEEGSKGGTCPAPVPMETEPRNGDDITGGSEGQAGVKQEDKQPEHTTNTDQIHTDTQDQNVVQSERESHTSSVHNHNSGSACKTEVGVSSCLLTPTASPRDSGLAEERGMNGGVFVKSELGSLNPVNWTVSDVVCYFTTAGFAEQALAFRTQEIDGKSLLLMQRNDVLTGLSIRLGPALKIYERHVKVLQRTHFEEDD
- the samd1b gene encoding sterile alpha motif domain-containing protein 1 isoform X2, with translation MWPTHAHIEASVVHSPLCRARSLLALGRYRRATYSVTSETTREKRRTRPNPNSTAGKTTTTMSESKYRDWILETIDSLRSRKARPDLERICRMVRRRHGSDPDRTREELEKLIQEQTVLKVSYKGSISYRNAAKVQRKSRKKSDFTPCSGGGSEVEGEQAKHSSFNNNGDSAHSFTDLEEVESRDREEDSVSEPSECPDPRPETPGITPEKKQKLFPLNSGNGPGYCPGCGETGCAAGRGCSGKASASKDKRLGERGGGQEGVGSSVLAGNHETKPGQDGSGAPSKAKGVWGGGGGVETTGQEGSSSFVGVAAETENKMSQGSASSSSSSNSQLLRPKQLQPEPPPVKPKLRAGRGEGNPGVGGSGQTSSDLGERLIASVRRLAEQNRASALRGETRGGHKPLGLKEILVYLTSQDGLSSEGKLTRNRVKVVLEREVARGRLRRTRCGNITLPVRGVEAAPTPAKPPGPANRLLKSALQDKHIGNKEVKEEEPMETESGEEEEEDEEEKGTGDAEDGGQSDTQTSGGEEGSKGGTCPAPVPMETEPRNGDDITGGSEGQAGVKQEDKQPEHTTNTDQIHTDTQDQNVVQSERESHTSSVHNHNCSACKTEVGVSSCLLTPTASPRDSGLAEERGMNGGVFVKSELGSLNPVNWTVSDVVCYFTTAGFAEQALAFRTQEIDGKSLLLMQRNDVLTGLSIRLGPALKIYERHVKVLQRTHFEEDD